In Erpetoichthys calabaricus chromosome 4, fErpCal1.3, whole genome shotgun sequence, one genomic interval encodes:
- the LOC114649966 gene encoding secreted frizzled-related protein 2-like, which translates to MALCHDVGYTEMRLPNLLGHDTLKEAQHQASSWVPLVSKRCHKDTKRFLCSLFAPVCLVEFVEPLPPCRSLCEVVRDGCVPVMSAFGFPWPEMFNCSQFPPGNEMCIPGTTMGSKGMDDKLDEHAMVKLKVKESHINGGNRKVVPEGPSHVILKRLNRVEEEEINRKAFLLPKGATCTCGELLEPSTTLLALGRRAGNKLLLNRIMGWHTGDGELKRILQGVRKLQC; encoded by the exons ATGGCCCTCTGCCATGACGTGGGCTACACTGAAATGAGGCTGCCCAATCTACTAGGTCATGACACCCTGAAGGAAGCTCAACATCAGGCCAGCTCCTGGGTTCCACTGGTGTCCAAGCGGTGCCACAAGGATACCAAAAGGTTCCTGTGCTCTCTCTTCGCACCGGTGTGTTTGGTTGAATTTGTTGAGCCCCTTCCTCCTTGTAGGAGCCTctgtgaagtggtgagagatggCTGCGTCCCCGTCATGAGCGCCTTTGGCTTTCCATGGCCTGAGATGTTCAACTGCAGTCAATTTCCACCTGGAAATGAAATGTGCATTCCTGGAACGACAATGGGATCGAAAGGTATGGACGACAAGCTGGACGAACATGCTA TGGTGAAGTTAAAGGTGAAAGAGTCCCACATAAATGGAGGCAACCGAAAGGTGGTACCAGAGGGGCCAAGCCATGTCATTCTGAAGAGGTTAAACCGAGTAGAAGAGGAGGAGATCAACAGGAAGGCCTTCTTGTTGCCAAAGGGTGCCACATGCACCTGTGGGGAGCTCCTGGAACCATCTACTACACTATTGGCTCTTGGCAGAAGAGCAGGAAACAAGCtgctgctcaacaggatcatggGCTGGCACACAGGAGATGGAGAACTGAAGAGGATCTTACAAGGAGTCAGAAAGCTGCAGTGCTGA